In Narcine bancroftii isolate sNarBan1 unplaced genomic scaffold, sNarBan1.hap1 Scaffold_248, whole genome shotgun sequence, a single window of DNA contains:
- the LOC138750745 gene encoding uncharacterized protein, which translates to MASKGLTSPILVGLQIRERGGTTRKRVDRGEGTGGGIPTIRTRSRQTKLKQTINRLESQLAELWNQSHQLVELYRMKQGFPFSKPDYDPRVVLPGLEGVLGRRGELPWLLGCLRYIAFLRHYLCLVQDDVRDLLPGDGPLTGLLSSLLTLLEGLELNAEVLRGLLEPGVGPMPKEHFPPSWPPAEPGEGNVFRRKQLGLAACISLIAWLGHSRGGFLAFL; encoded by the exons ATGGCATCTAAGGGGTTAACGAGTCCAATACTGGTAGGACTTCAGatcagggagaggggtgggaCGACGAGGAAAAGGGTGGACCGAGGCGAAGGGACGGGTGGAG GAATTCCCACAATACGCACTCGATCCCGTCAGACAAAGCTCAAGCAAACAATCAATAGGTTAGAGTCTCAGCTGGCTGAACTTTGGAATCAATCACATCAACTTGTGGAGCTCTAT CGGATGAAGCAGGGTTTCCCATTCAGTAAGCCAGATTATGACCCCCGGGTGGTCCTGCCCGGCTTGGAGGGGGTCCTTGGACGGCGGGGGGAGCTCCCCTGGCTCTTGGGCTGCCTGCGGTACATTGCCTTCCTCCGCCACTACCTGTGCCTCGTGCAGGACGATGTGCGGGACCTGCTGCCTGGCGATGGCCCCCTTACcggcctcctctcctccctcctcaccctcctCGAGGGTCTGGAGTTGAATGCCGAGGTGCTGCGGGGACTGCTGGAGCCTGGGGTGGGCCCAATGCCTAAGGAGCATTTCCCCCCCAGCTGGCCTCCGGCAGAGCCGGGAGAAGGCAACGTCTTCCGGAGGAAACAGCTGGGCCTGGCAGCCTGTATCAGCCTCATCGCCTGGCTGGGCCATTCCCGAGGAGGGTTCTTGGCCTTCCTGTGA